One Ricinus communis isolate WT05 ecotype wild-type chromosome 7, ASM1957865v1, whole genome shotgun sequence genomic region harbors:
- the LOC8267961 gene encoding serine/threonine-protein kinase ATG1t isoform X2, translated as MNLDFCDASKIDDSKIVGSYFLKSKLGGSSLSTVWKAEHRITGEAVAVKQVYLSKLNKHLKNCLDCELNFLSSVNHPNIIRLFHVFQAESSIFLVLEFCAGGSLSSYIRHHGRVQEEIARRLMQQLGLEILHSHHIIHRDLKPENILLSGQFADVVLKIADFGLSRRVQPGKYAETVCGSPLYMAPEVLQFQSYDDKADMWSVGVILFELLNGYPPFHGRTNFQLLQNIKSCACLPFSQFILPTLHPDSVDICSRLLSVNPVHRLSFVEFYNHRFLRKEEKEHGISRENRLNTHFSFDFCSVLLTMLVYLIRSHPSCLR; from the exons ATGAACCTTGATTTTTGCGATGCTTCTAAGATCGATGATTCTAAGATAGTTGGTAGCTATTTTCTGAAATCAAAATTAGGAGGGAGTTCTCTATCCACTGTATGGAAAGCAGAGCACAGAATTACGGGTGAAGCAGTAGCAGTGAAGCAAGTTTACCTTTCTaaactcaataagcatttgaAGAATTGTTTGGATTGTGAACTTAATTTCTTGTCCTCAGTCAATCACCCCAATATCATTCGGCTTTTTCATGTTTTCCAG GCTGAAAGTTCTATATTCTTGGTTTTGGAATTTTGTGCGGGAGGGAGTCTATCCTCCTATATTCGACACCATGGAAGAGTGCAAGAGGAAATAGCTAGAAGATTGATGCAACAACTTG GTCTGGAAATTCTACATAGCCACCATATCATACATAGAGACTTGAAACCAGAG AATATTCTGTTATCTGGTCAGTTTGCTGATGTGGTTCTCAAGATAGCTGATTTTGGTTTATCAAG AAGGGTGCAACCAGGCAAGTATGCGGAGACAGTTTGCGGGTCTCCATTATACATGGCACCCGAAGTTCTTCAATTCCAAAGCTATGATGACAAG GCTGACATGTGGAGTGTTGGTGTAATTCTTTTTGAGCTTCTTAATGGTTATCCGCCTTTCCATGGCAGGACTAATTTTCAG TTGCTGCAGAACATCAAATCATGTGCATGCCTTCCGTTTTCTCAATTCATCCTTCCAACATTACATCCAGACTCGGTTGATATATGTTCAAGACTACTTTCTGTAAATCCAG TGCATCGATTGTCCTTTGTTGAGTTCTATAATCATAGGTTCttgagaaaggaagaaaaggagCATGGAATCAGCAGGGAGAATCGACTTAATACCCATTTCAGTTTTGACTTCTGCTCTGTTCTCCTTACAATGCTAGTATATCTTATACGTAGTCATCCGAGTTGTCTCAGATAA
- the LOC8267961 gene encoding serine/threonine-protein kinase ATG1t isoform X5, whose protein sequence is MNLDFCDASKIDDSKIVGSYFLKSKLGGSSLSTVWKAEHRITGEAVAVKQVYLSKLNKHLKNCLDCELNFLSSVNHPNIIRLFHVFQAESSIFLVLEFCAGGSLSSYIRHHGRVQEEIARRLMQQLGAGLEILHSHHIIHRDLKPENILLSGQFADVVLKIADFGLSRRVQPGKYAETVCGSPLYMAPEVLQFQSYDDKNIKSCACLPFSQFILPTLHPDSVDICSRLLSVNPVHRLSFVEFYNHRFLRKEEKEHGISRENRLNTHFSFDFCSVLLTMLVYLIRSHPSCLR, encoded by the exons ATGAACCTTGATTTTTGCGATGCTTCTAAGATCGATGATTCTAAGATAGTTGGTAGCTATTTTCTGAAATCAAAATTAGGAGGGAGTTCTCTATCCACTGTATGGAAAGCAGAGCACAGAATTACGGGTGAAGCAGTAGCAGTGAAGCAAGTTTACCTTTCTaaactcaataagcatttgaAGAATTGTTTGGATTGTGAACTTAATTTCTTGTCCTCAGTCAATCACCCCAATATCATTCGGCTTTTTCATGTTTTCCAG GCTGAAAGTTCTATATTCTTGGTTTTGGAATTTTGTGCGGGAGGGAGTCTATCCTCCTATATTCGACACCATGGAAGAGTGCAAGAGGAAATAGCTAGAAGATTGATGCAACAACTTG GAGCAGGTCTGGAAATTCTACATAGCCACCATATCATACATAGAGACTTGAAACCAGAG AATATTCTGTTATCTGGTCAGTTTGCTGATGTGGTTCTCAAGATAGCTGATTTTGGTTTATCAAG AAGGGTGCAACCAGGCAAGTATGCGGAGACAGTTTGCGGGTCTCCATTATACATGGCACCCGAAGTTCTTCAATTCCAAAGCTATGATGACAAG AACATCAAATCATGTGCATGCCTTCCGTTTTCTCAATTCATCCTTCCAACATTACATCCAGACTCGGTTGATATATGTTCAAGACTACTTTCTGTAAATCCAG TGCATCGATTGTCCTTTGTTGAGTTCTATAATCATAGGTTCttgagaaaggaagaaaaggagCATGGAATCAGCAGGGAGAATCGACTTAATACCCATTTCAGTTTTGACTTCTGCTCTGTTCTCCTTACAATGCTAGTATATCTTATACGTAGTCATCCGAGTTGTCTCAGATAA
- the LOC8267961 gene encoding serine/threonine-protein kinase ATG1t isoform X1, with amino-acid sequence MNLDFCDASKIDDSKIVGSYFLKSKLGGSSLSTVWKAEHRITGEAVAVKQVYLSKLNKHLKNCLDCELNFLSSVNHPNIIRLFHVFQAESSIFLVLEFCAGGSLSSYIRHHGRVQEEIARRLMQQLGAGLEILHSHHIIHRDLKPENILLSGQFADVVLKIADFGLSRRVQPGKYAETVCGSPLYMAPEVLQFQSYDDKADMWSVGVILFELLNGYPPFHGRTNFQLLQNIKSCACLPFSQFILPTLHPDSVDICSRLLSVNPVHRLSFVEFYNHRFLRKEEKEHGISRENRLNTHFSFDFCSVLLTMLVYLIRSHPSCLR; translated from the exons ATGAACCTTGATTTTTGCGATGCTTCTAAGATCGATGATTCTAAGATAGTTGGTAGCTATTTTCTGAAATCAAAATTAGGAGGGAGTTCTCTATCCACTGTATGGAAAGCAGAGCACAGAATTACGGGTGAAGCAGTAGCAGTGAAGCAAGTTTACCTTTCTaaactcaataagcatttgaAGAATTGTTTGGATTGTGAACTTAATTTCTTGTCCTCAGTCAATCACCCCAATATCATTCGGCTTTTTCATGTTTTCCAG GCTGAAAGTTCTATATTCTTGGTTTTGGAATTTTGTGCGGGAGGGAGTCTATCCTCCTATATTCGACACCATGGAAGAGTGCAAGAGGAAATAGCTAGAAGATTGATGCAACAACTTG GAGCAGGTCTGGAAATTCTACATAGCCACCATATCATACATAGAGACTTGAAACCAGAG AATATTCTGTTATCTGGTCAGTTTGCTGATGTGGTTCTCAAGATAGCTGATTTTGGTTTATCAAG AAGGGTGCAACCAGGCAAGTATGCGGAGACAGTTTGCGGGTCTCCATTATACATGGCACCCGAAGTTCTTCAATTCCAAAGCTATGATGACAAG GCTGACATGTGGAGTGTTGGTGTAATTCTTTTTGAGCTTCTTAATGGTTATCCGCCTTTCCATGGCAGGACTAATTTTCAG TTGCTGCAGAACATCAAATCATGTGCATGCCTTCCGTTTTCTCAATTCATCCTTCCAACATTACATCCAGACTCGGTTGATATATGTTCAAGACTACTTTCTGTAAATCCAG TGCATCGATTGTCCTTTGTTGAGTTCTATAATCATAGGTTCttgagaaaggaagaaaaggagCATGGAATCAGCAGGGAGAATCGACTTAATACCCATTTCAGTTTTGACTTCTGCTCTGTTCTCCTTACAATGCTAGTATATCTTATACGTAGTCATCCGAGTTGTCTCAGATAA
- the LOC8267961 gene encoding serine/threonine-protein kinase ATG1t isoform X4, producing the protein MNLDFCDASKIDDSKIVGSYFLKSKLGGSSLSTVWKAEHRITGEAVAVKQVYLSKLNKHLKNCLDCELNFLSSVNHPNIIRLFHVFQAESSIFLVLEFCAGGSLSSYIRHHGRVQEEIARRLMQQLGAGLEILHSHHIIHRDLKPENILLSGQFADVVLKIADFGLSRRVQPGKYAETVCGSPLYMAPEVLQFQSYDDKLLQNIKSCACLPFSQFILPTLHPDSVDICSRLLSVNPVHRLSFVEFYNHRFLRKEEKEHGISRENRLNTHFSFDFCSVLLTMLVYLIRSHPSCLR; encoded by the exons ATGAACCTTGATTTTTGCGATGCTTCTAAGATCGATGATTCTAAGATAGTTGGTAGCTATTTTCTGAAATCAAAATTAGGAGGGAGTTCTCTATCCACTGTATGGAAAGCAGAGCACAGAATTACGGGTGAAGCAGTAGCAGTGAAGCAAGTTTACCTTTCTaaactcaataagcatttgaAGAATTGTTTGGATTGTGAACTTAATTTCTTGTCCTCAGTCAATCACCCCAATATCATTCGGCTTTTTCATGTTTTCCAG GCTGAAAGTTCTATATTCTTGGTTTTGGAATTTTGTGCGGGAGGGAGTCTATCCTCCTATATTCGACACCATGGAAGAGTGCAAGAGGAAATAGCTAGAAGATTGATGCAACAACTTG GAGCAGGTCTGGAAATTCTACATAGCCACCATATCATACATAGAGACTTGAAACCAGAG AATATTCTGTTATCTGGTCAGTTTGCTGATGTGGTTCTCAAGATAGCTGATTTTGGTTTATCAAG AAGGGTGCAACCAGGCAAGTATGCGGAGACAGTTTGCGGGTCTCCATTATACATGGCACCCGAAGTTCTTCAATTCCAAAGCTATGATGACAAG TTGCTGCAGAACATCAAATCATGTGCATGCCTTCCGTTTTCTCAATTCATCCTTCCAACATTACATCCAGACTCGGTTGATATATGTTCAAGACTACTTTCTGTAAATCCAG TGCATCGATTGTCCTTTGTTGAGTTCTATAATCATAGGTTCttgagaaaggaagaaaaggagCATGGAATCAGCAGGGAGAATCGACTTAATACCCATTTCAGTTTTGACTTCTGCTCTGTTCTCCTTACAATGCTAGTATATCTTATACGTAGTCATCCGAGTTGTCTCAGATAA
- the LOC8267961 gene encoding serine/threonine-protein kinase ATG1t isoform X3, whose translation MNLDFCDASKIDDSKIVGSYFLKSKLGGSSLSTVWKAEHRITGEAVAVKQVYLSKLNKHLKNCLDCELNFLSSVNHPNIIRLFHVFQAESSIFLVLEFCAGGSLSSYIRHHGRVQEEIARRLMQQLGAGLEILHSHHIIHRDLKPENILLSGQFADVVLKIADFGLSRRVQPGKYAETVCGSPLYMAPEVLQFQSYDDKADMWSVGVILFELLNGYPPFHGRTNFQNIKSCACLPFSQFILPTLHPDSVDICSRLLSVNPVHRLSFVEFYNHRFLRKEEKEHGISRENRLNTHFSFDFCSVLLTMLVYLIRSHPSCLR comes from the exons ATGAACCTTGATTTTTGCGATGCTTCTAAGATCGATGATTCTAAGATAGTTGGTAGCTATTTTCTGAAATCAAAATTAGGAGGGAGTTCTCTATCCACTGTATGGAAAGCAGAGCACAGAATTACGGGTGAAGCAGTAGCAGTGAAGCAAGTTTACCTTTCTaaactcaataagcatttgaAGAATTGTTTGGATTGTGAACTTAATTTCTTGTCCTCAGTCAATCACCCCAATATCATTCGGCTTTTTCATGTTTTCCAG GCTGAAAGTTCTATATTCTTGGTTTTGGAATTTTGTGCGGGAGGGAGTCTATCCTCCTATATTCGACACCATGGAAGAGTGCAAGAGGAAATAGCTAGAAGATTGATGCAACAACTTG GAGCAGGTCTGGAAATTCTACATAGCCACCATATCATACATAGAGACTTGAAACCAGAG AATATTCTGTTATCTGGTCAGTTTGCTGATGTGGTTCTCAAGATAGCTGATTTTGGTTTATCAAG AAGGGTGCAACCAGGCAAGTATGCGGAGACAGTTTGCGGGTCTCCATTATACATGGCACCCGAAGTTCTTCAATTCCAAAGCTATGATGACAAG GCTGACATGTGGAGTGTTGGTGTAATTCTTTTTGAGCTTCTTAATGGTTATCCGCCTTTCCATGGCAGGACTAATTTTCAG AACATCAAATCATGTGCATGCCTTCCGTTTTCTCAATTCATCCTTCCAACATTACATCCAGACTCGGTTGATATATGTTCAAGACTACTTTCTGTAAATCCAG TGCATCGATTGTCCTTTGTTGAGTTCTATAATCATAGGTTCttgagaaaggaagaaaaggagCATGGAATCAGCAGGGAGAATCGACTTAATACCCATTTCAGTTTTGACTTCTGCTCTGTTCTCCTTACAATGCTAGTATATCTTATACGTAGTCATCCGAGTTGTCTCAGATAA